In Lemur catta isolate mLemCat1 chromosome 18, mLemCat1.pri, whole genome shotgun sequence, a genomic segment contains:
- the MUSTN1 gene encoding musculoskeletal embryonic nuclear protein 1, which produces MSQADTQEAPIKKKRPPVKEEDLKGARGSLARNQEIKSKTYQVMRECEQAGSAAPSVFSRSRTGTETVFEKPKAGPAKSVFG; this is translated from the exons ATGTCCCAG GCTGACACTCAGGAAGCCCCCATCAAGAAGAAGCGCCCCCCTGTGAAGGAGGAGGACCTAAAGGGGGCCCGAGGGAGCCTGGCCAGGAACCAGGAGATCAAGTCCAAGACCTACCAGGTCATGCGGGAGTGTG AGCAAGCTGGCTCGGCCGCCCCGTCGGTGTTCAGCCGCTCCCGCACGGGCACAGAGACTGTCTTCGAGAAGCCCAAAGCGGGACCTGCCAAGAGTGTCTTTGGCTGA